The following are from one region of the Candidatus Acidulodesulfobacterium ferriphilum genome:
- a CDS encoding nicotinamide-nucleotide amidohydrolase family protein — MDIKILVIVDDYNFADAGEAIKGLSEVLLHYNLRFKEAVILPQTERDSIYKVVSYMASEGSFVIVCGGMKEDTCITQNIASEVFKKGLARSKDAADLMRLVYEFNKKQLNSSNEKACYFPENSFIIPNQNSGISGFYLTEPIFFAAMPLEPKNAVNMFKSHILGKMLGKLGINYFIKSRKYKLFGLKEKEFERLFERLKNDSEYNFNFEYSYGEIILSVYINGISTQKLNENIKAADAAVLGIFKEYLYGYDDDELNIVCSYLLREKGVSIALAESLTGGYISNKLTDLPGSSGYFIYGGVVYSNYSKTDILGVDSGIIEKDGAVSESCAMEMANQVRKKAQSDIGLAVTGFAGPKTPLDNYPVGTVFIALSSAKVKEVRKYLFTGSRLDVKAYTAKMALFWIYRLLSGTPLSLIKEEC; from the coding sequence ATGGATATTAAGATTCTTGTCATAGTGGATGATTATAATTTTGCCGATGCAGGAGAGGCTATTAAGGGTCTATCGGAGGTGCTTTTACACTATAACCTTAGATTTAAAGAGGCTGTCATACTTCCTCAAACCGAAAGAGACAGCATTTACAAGGTAGTGTCGTATATGGCGTCGGAGGGTTCGTTTGTGATAGTTTGCGGGGGAATGAAGGAAGATACCTGTATCACCCAAAATATCGCCTCCGAGGTTTTTAAAAAAGGGTTGGCGAGAAGCAAGGATGCCGCAGATTTAATGAGGCTTGTGTATGAGTTTAATAAAAAGCAGTTAAACTCCTCAAATGAAAAGGCATGTTATTTTCCTGAGAATTCTTTTATTATCCCCAATCAAAACTCCGGAATTTCCGGTTTTTATCTGACGGAGCCTATATTTTTTGCCGCTATGCCGCTTGAACCTAAAAACGCCGTCAATATGTTCAAAAGCCATATTTTGGGAAAAATGCTCGGGAAATTGGGAATTAATTATTTTATAAAATCCAGGAAATATAAGCTGTTTGGTTTAAAAGAAAAGGAATTCGAAAGGCTTTTCGAAAGATTAAAGAACGATTCGGAATATAATTTTAATTTTGAATATTCTTACGGCGAGATTATTTTGAGCGTCTATATAAACGGAATTTCAACGCAAAAACTTAATGAAAATATAAAAGCGGCCGATGCGGCAGTCTTAGGAATATTCAAGGAATATCTTTACGGTTATGACGACGACGAGCTCAATATAGTCTGTTCTTATTTGCTCAGAGAAAAGGGCGTCAGCATTGCTTTGGCCGAGTCTTTGACGGGGGGCTATATATCCAATAAGCTTACCGATTTACCCGGCTCGTCCGGTTATTTTATTTACGGCGGCGTAGTATATTCAAATTATTCCAAAACCGATATACTGGGGGTTGATAGCGGCATTATAGAAAAAGACGGGGCGGTTTCCGAAAGCTGCGCTATGGAGATGGCAAATCAGGTAAGAAAAAAGGCTCAAAGCGATATCGGTCTTGCGGTAACCGGTTTTGCTGGACCAAAAACCCCGTTAGACAATTATCCTGTGGGAACGGTTTTTATAGCCTTATCCTCGGCCAAAGTAAAAGAAGTAAGAAAATATTTGTTTACAGGCTCAAGGCTTGATGTTAAGGCTTATACGGCAAAAATGGCTTTGTTTTGGATTTACAGGCTGCTTAGCGGAACACCTTTGTCTTTAATAAAGGAAGAATGCTAA
- the recA gene encoding recombinase RecA — translation MSSKSADNRDNKVKEPVNEQKLKALDLAISQIEKQFGVGAIMKLGGKPPAENIQAIPTGSLSLDIALGIGGIPKGRVIEIFGPESSGKTTLTLQIVAQAQKKGGIAAFIDAEHALDLHYAKKIGVNVDDLLVSQPGTGEEALEIADSLVRSGGVDVLVIDSVAALVPKAEIEGEMGDAHMGLQARLMSQALRKLTSAIAKSNTAVIFINQIRMKIGVMFGSPETTTGGNALKFYSSVRIDIRRTGSIKKGDEVIGSRTKARIVKNKVAPPFKEAEFDIIYDSGISLEGDVVDLGADNGIIEKAGTWFSYGKERLGQGRESAKETLKNNPALRDEIYSKIMGKFNLK, via the coding sequence ATGTCTTCAAAATCGGCAGATAACAGAGATAATAAGGTTAAGGAGCCTGTAAACGAGCAAAAGCTTAAAGCTTTGGACTTAGCCATTTCTCAAATAGAAAAACAGTTTGGCGTAGGCGCCATAATGAAACTTGGCGGTAAGCCGCCTGCCGAAAATATTCAAGCCATTCCGACCGGGTCTTTATCTTTAGATATTGCGCTGGGTATAGGCGGGATACCAAAGGGCAGGGTTATTGAAATATTCGGACCGGAGTCCTCAGGTAAAACCACCCTTACGCTTCAAATTGTCGCCCAAGCCCAAAAAAAGGGAGGGATTGCCGCTTTTATCGATGCCGAGCATGCCCTCGATTTACATTATGCCAAAAAAATAGGAGTTAATGTTGACGATTTATTGGTTTCTCAGCCAGGCACAGGTGAAGAGGCGTTAGAAATTGCGGATTCGCTTGTCCGCTCAGGGGGGGTAGATGTGCTGGTTATAGATTCCGTTGCGGCGCTTGTTCCAAAGGCCGAAATAGAAGGCGAAATGGGGGATGCGCATATGGGTCTTCAGGCAAGGCTGATGTCGCAGGCTTTAAGAAAACTCACATCGGCAATAGCAAAATCTAACACCGCCGTTATTTTTATAAATCAGATAAGAATGAAAATAGGAGTTATGTTCGGTTCTCCGGAAACCACGACAGGCGGAAATGCCCTGAAGTTTTATTCCTCGGTAAGAATAGACATAAGAAGAACAGGCTCTATTAAAAAAGGGGATGAGGTCATAGGTTCCCGCACAAAAGCGAGGATTGTTAAAAATAAAGTCGCTCCGCCGTTTAAAGAAGCCGAGTTTGATATAATATACGATAGCGGAATATCGCTTGAGGGGGATGTGGTCGATTTGGGGGCAGATAACGGCATAATAGAAAAGGCCGGAACATGGTTTAGCTACGGCAAGGAAAGGCTGGGACAGGGAAGGGAGTCGGCTAAAGAAACGCTTAAAAATAATCCTGCCTTGAGGGACGAGATATATTCTAAAATTATGGGAAAATTTAACCTTAAGTAA